Proteins encoded in a region of the Sterolibacterium denitrificans genome:
- a CDS encoding lipoprotein, giving the protein MLGFGAFPFIHSGRSVTLMRPPLQRHYLIYPVFIMLAACGTKTPLTLPPGHGKPPLFGVSGGTAPETATAAPTSQPQADDHNKPVTDTKTKTEVDTETP; this is encoded by the coding sequence ATGTTAGGATTCGGAGCTTTTCCGTTCATCCACTCCGGCCGTTCCGTCACGCTCATGCGCCCGCCACTCCAACGCCATTATTTGATTTATCCGGTTTTCATCATGCTTGCCGCCTGCGGCACGAAAACCCCGCTGACCCTGCCACCCGGCCATGGCAAGCCGCCTCTGTTCGGCGTCTCCGGCGGTACAGCGCCGGAAACTGCAACGGCCGCACCAACGTCGCAGCCACAGGCCGACGATCATAACAAACCTGTTACCGACACGAAAACGAAAACGGAAGTAGACACGGAAACACCATGA
- the lysA gene encoding diaminopimelate decarboxylase: MNQRESHFSYRNGSLHVEELPLATIAERFGTPCYVYSRAALTAAYNDYRRVLHSAQGHDALICYAVKANSNLAILNLFARLGAGFDIVSGGELSRVLAAGGDPAKTVFSGVGKSRAEIEQALHAGIRCFNVESASELERIDEIAGRLRLKAPISLRVNPDVDPKTHPYISTGLKNNKFGVSFADALPLYRRARDLPNLVILGIDCHIGSQLLDPAPATEAAEKILGLVDTLAAEGIVLSHIDLGGGLGIRYRDETVPTTDEYLAPILALLKGRTEKLLVEPGRSLVGNAGLLLTRVEITKQGSEKNFAVIDAAMNDLMRPALYDAWHDILPVQERPETASSNWEIVGPICESGDFLGRERPLALQEGDLLAILSAGAYGMTMSSNYNSRPRAAEVMVDGDRMHLVRQREEIATLYAGETLLP, from the coding sequence ATGAACCAGCGCGAATCCCATTTCTCCTACCGCAACGGCAGCCTGCATGTGGAAGAGCTGCCTCTTGCCACCATTGCCGAACGCTTCGGCACCCCGTGCTACGTCTATTCACGCGCGGCGCTGACTGCGGCCTATAACGACTATCGCCGCGTGCTGCACAGCGCCCAGGGGCATGACGCGCTGATCTGCTATGCCGTCAAGGCCAACTCCAACCTGGCGATCCTCAACCTGTTCGCCCGGCTGGGCGCCGGTTTCGATATCGTTTCCGGCGGCGAACTCAGCCGCGTTCTGGCGGCCGGCGGCGATCCGGCAAAGACCGTATTTTCGGGAGTAGGCAAATCCCGGGCAGAAATCGAGCAGGCCCTGCATGCCGGCATTCGCTGTTTCAATGTCGAATCGGCCAGCGAGCTGGAGCGCATCGACGAAATTGCCGGCCGCCTCAGGCTCAAGGCGCCAATATCTCTGCGCGTCAATCCCGACGTCGATCCCAAGACCCATCCTTACATTTCCACCGGCCTCAAGAACAACAAATTCGGCGTGTCCTTTGCCGATGCCCTGCCGCTGTACCGTCGCGCCCGCGATCTGCCCAACCTGGTCATCCTGGGCATCGACTGCCACATCGGCTCGCAATTGCTCGATCCGGCGCCCGCCACCGAAGCCGCGGAAAAAATTCTCGGCCTGGTCGACACTCTCGCTGCAGAAGGTATCGTCCTCAGCCACATCGATCTGGGAGGCGGTCTGGGCATCCGCTATCGTGACGAAACCGTCCCCACCACGGACGAATATCTGGCCCCCATCCTCGCCTTGCTCAAGGGCCGCACGGAAAAACTGCTCGTCGAACCGGGCCGCTCATTGGTCGGCAATGCCGGCCTGCTGCTGACCCGCGTCGAAATCACCAAGCAGGGCAGCGAAAAGAATTTCGCCGTCATCGATGCCGCGATGAATGACCTGATGCGTCCCGCGCTTTACGATGCCTGGCACGACATTCTGCCGGTACAGGAACGGCCGGAAACGGCATCCAGCAACTGGGAAATCGTCGGCCCCATCTGCGAAAGCGGCGACTTTCTCGGCCGTGAGCGTCCGCTGGCCCTGCAGGAAGGCGATCTACTGGCCATACTCTCTGCCGGCGCCTACGGCATGACCATGAGCTCCAACTACAATTCGCGACCGCGGGCTGCCGAAGTGATGGTGGATGGCGACAGGATGCACCTGGTCCGCCAGCGTGAAGAAATCGCCACGCTCTATGCAGGAGAAACCCTGCTGCCCTGA
- the cyaY gene encoding iron donor protein CyaY, with product MDEQMFDARADAMLARIEVALENCSADFDYEFLAGGVIELEFAHAGGSKIIINRHSAAQEIWVAAKSGGYHFRPESGSATPDRWVGTRDGVELMERLSQCMTEQVGEAVELSA from the coding sequence ATGGATGAGCAGATGTTCGATGCGCGGGCGGATGCGATGCTGGCGCGTATCGAGGTGGCGCTGGAAAATTGTTCGGCGGATTTCGATTACGAGTTTCTGGCCGGTGGCGTGATCGAGCTCGAATTTGCACATGCAGGCGGCAGCAAGATCATCATCAATCGTCACAGCGCCGCACAGGAAATCTGGGTCGCGGCAAAATCCGGCGGCTACCACTTTCGTCCGGAGTCAGGCAGCGCGACGCCTGACCGCTGGGTGGGGACGCGCGATGGCGTCGAACTCATGGAGCGCCTGTCGCAGTGCATGACTGAGCAGGTGGGTGAGGCGGTCGAGCTGTCCGCCTGA
- the pilQ gene encoding type IV pilus secretin family protein → MSLLRTTGRYLASVAILCGLASASWAQQASDASAAPAVNSIDTLQVSQSEGVTIVKLTLKQPPAVSPASFSIASPPRIAFDFPATLSALARNVEQVNQGDLRSINVIQVGNRTRMVLNLNRMASYDTRVDGSEVYVTLAAAGNSVGSTAVAAPAAAPVSHFSTAAPQQMEATVQGLRDINFRRGRGGEARIMVDLSDPNIGIDLQKQGKNLLVTFKRAELPRHLSRRMDVTDFATPVTAVDTKAQGGNVLMTITPHGLWEHNAYQSDNQFVVEIRPIVEDANQLVPGSSMGMHGEKLSLNFQNIEVRAVLQVIADFTNYNIITSDAVTGNVTLRLKDVPWDQALDIILQAKGLGMRKKGNVIWIAPDKEIIERDEYQAQSRQASSISEPMQTQTFRLSYAKAEDVSKLLTGEELKKSTELQRGGTLAGVRGEVPQIKGAIASATERGSYLSPFGAVAMDVRTNQLFVTDYPQYLERVKTLISQLDKPVKQVLIEARIVSAEDNFGRSLGVRLGFNDASSLIDKDNKTTRARVGGSLEGLFAQTGQDGAGGGLGAASLAQTNSVNLPAMKQGGADPSRFAISLFRNGVSNFINLELQAAETDGRLKSIASPRVVTADSQQAQISQGVEVPFTVITDKGTPQTEFKKAELKLAVTPQITTDGTVILDLEVSNDEVGAVYIDGVSINTKNIKTKVTVDNGGTVVLGGVYQQAEQETINKVPMLGDLPILGNLFKSNSRSQSRKELLVFITPKIIDEQIQAAVR, encoded by the coding sequence ATGAGCTTACTTCGCACAACCGGTCGATACCTGGCCTCCGTTGCAATCCTCTGCGGCCTGGCGTCCGCATCCTGGGCGCAGCAGGCGTCAGATGCATCCGCTGCGCCTGCGGTCAACAGCATCGACACTCTGCAAGTGAGCCAGTCGGAGGGTGTTACCATCGTCAAGCTCACGCTCAAGCAACCGCCGGCGGTCTCGCCTGCCAGCTTCAGCATTGCCAGCCCGCCGCGAATTGCCTTCGACTTTCCGGCAACATTGAGCGCACTGGCGCGGAACGTCGAGCAGGTGAATCAGGGCGATTTGCGCAGCATCAACGTGATCCAGGTGGGTAATCGCACCCGCATGGTACTCAATTTGAACCGGATGGCCTCATACGACACCCGCGTTGATGGTTCGGAAGTCTATGTGACCCTGGCGGCCGCCGGAAACTCTGTCGGCAGCACGGCCGTCGCCGCTCCAGCAGCCGCTCCGGTTTCGCACTTTTCCACTGCCGCGCCGCAGCAAATGGAAGCGACGGTGCAGGGGTTGCGTGACATCAATTTCCGCAGGGGTCGGGGTGGCGAAGCGCGCATCATGGTCGATCTTTCCGATCCGAATATCGGGATCGATCTGCAGAAGCAGGGCAAGAATCTGCTGGTGACCTTCAAGAGGGCGGAGTTGCCGCGTCATCTCAGCCGGCGTATGGATGTGACCGATTTCGCCACGCCGGTCACGGCGGTGGATACCAAGGCGCAGGGCGGCAATGTCCTGATGACCATTACTCCGCATGGACTGTGGGAGCATAACGCCTATCAGAGTGACAACCAGTTCGTCGTCGAGATACGCCCGATCGTGGAAGACGCCAACCAGTTGGTGCCGGGCAGTTCGATGGGGATGCATGGCGAGAAGCTGTCCCTGAACTTCCAGAATATCGAGGTGCGTGCCGTACTCCAGGTCATTGCCGATTTCACCAACTACAACATCATCACCAGCGATGCCGTGACGGGCAATGTCACCTTGCGGCTCAAGGACGTGCCTTGGGATCAGGCGCTGGACATCATCCTCCAGGCCAAGGGGCTGGGCATGCGCAAGAAAGGCAATGTCATCTGGATTGCGCCCGACAAGGAAATCATCGAACGGGATGAGTACCAGGCGCAGTCCCGCCAAGCGTCGAGTATTTCCGAGCCGATGCAGACCCAGACTTTCCGCCTCAGCTATGCCAAGGCGGAAGATGTCTCCAAACTGCTGACCGGGGAAGAGCTCAAGAAGTCTACCGAGCTGCAGCGCGGCGGCACGCTTGCCGGGGTGAGGGGTGAAGTCCCGCAGATCAAGGGAGCCATTGCTTCGGCGACGGAACGCGGCAGTTATCTGTCCCCGTTTGGTGCCGTGGCCATGGATGTCCGTACGAATCAGTTGTTCGTGACGGACTACCCGCAGTACCTGGAGCGCGTCAAGACACTCATTTCACAGCTCGACAAGCCGGTCAAGCAGGTTTTGATCGAGGCGCGCATCGTCAGCGCCGAGGACAATTTCGGGCGCAGCCTGGGCGTTCGCCTGGGTTTCAACGATGCGAGCAGCCTGATCGATAAAGATAACAAGACGACCCGGGCCAGGGTGGGCGGCAGTCTGGAAGGCCTTTTTGCGCAGACCGGTCAGGATGGCGCGGGTGGGGGACTTGGAGCCGCTTCGTTGGCACAGACAAATTCCGTCAATCTGCCGGCCATGAAACAGGGTGGCGCGGATCCGAGCCGTTTTGCGATCAGTCTTTTCAGAAACGGTGTCTCGAATTTCATCAATCTTGAACTGCAGGCTGCCGAGACGGATGGTCGGCTGAAGAGTATCGCCAGTCCGCGTGTCGTGACGGCGGACTCACAGCAGGCTCAGATTTCCCAAGGGGTTGAGGTGCCGTTTACCGTCATCACCGACAAGGGAACGCCGCAGACGGAGTTCAAGAAAGCGGAACTGAAACTCGCCGTGACGCCGCAGATCACTACGGATGGTACCGTCATCCTCGATCTGGAGGTTTCGAACGACGAGGTGGGGGCCGTCTATATCGATGGTGTCTCGATCAATACCAAGAACATCAAGACCAAGGTGACGGTGGACAACGGAGGTACCGTGGTGCTCGGTGGCGTGTATCAGCAGGCTGAGCAGGAAACCATCAACAAAGTACCGATGCTGGGTGATCTGCCGATACTGGGTAATTTGTTCAAGAGCAATTCCAGATCCCAATCGAGGAAGGAACTGCTGGTATTCATCACACCGAAAATCATTGATGAACAGATACAGGCAGCAGTTCGTTGA
- a CDS encoding type 4a pilus biogenesis protein PilO, with the protein MPAVDFQAILEDFKTLDPKDPGAWPLVPRIATLLGVFLMLLLSAWWFGWNSQFAELDTKRQEESRLKDEWLDKKKQAVNLDEYSKQLAEIDRSFGTLLRQLPDKAEMESMLVDINQSGIGRGLQFELFKPGTEALKDFYAELPITIKLVGRYHDLGAFTGDIAKLSRIVTLNDIDVTMLKDNALSMTMVAKTFRYLDEAELSKQKREKQAKGKAGGKK; encoded by the coding sequence GTGCCGGCAGTCGATTTTCAGGCAATCCTCGAGGATTTCAAGACGCTCGATCCGAAGGATCCGGGCGCGTGGCCCTTGGTGCCGCGCATCGCGACCTTGCTTGGGGTTTTCCTGATGCTGTTGCTGTCTGCCTGGTGGTTCGGCTGGAACTCGCAATTCGCAGAACTCGATACCAAGCGGCAGGAAGAATCGCGCTTGAAGGATGAGTGGCTCGACAAGAAAAAACAGGCTGTCAATCTTGATGAATACAGCAAGCAGCTTGCCGAGATCGATCGCTCCTTCGGTACCTTGCTTCGCCAGTTGCCGGACAAGGCAGAGATGGAGTCGATGCTGGTCGATATCAACCAGTCAGGGATCGGACGTGGCTTGCAGTTCGAATTGTTCAAGCCGGGAACCGAGGCGCTCAAGGATTTCTATGCCGAGTTGCCGATTACCATCAAGCTGGTGGGACGCTATCACGACCTTGGCGCCTTTACGGGCGATATCGCCAAATTGTCGCGGATCGTCACATTGAATGACATCGATGTAACCATGCTCAAGGACAACGCTCTGAGCATGACGATGGTGGCGAAAACCTTCCGTTATCTCGATGAGGCGGAGCTCTCCAAGCAAAAGCGCGAGAAACAGGCGAAAGGCAAGGCGGGTGGCAAGAAATGA
- a CDS encoding copper chaperone PCu(A)C, with protein MLAALVVAPTLALAQQVAVSAAWVRSTVAGQGAAAAYLELTAREPARLVGASTPLAGATELHQMVMDGGVMKMRPLPFLELPAGKTVVLRPGSYHFMLLELKQVLRAGEQVPLSLRIEGHDKQRFTLDVRAEVRGVAAASSPASGKAATDHAHHMHH; from the coding sequence GTGCTGGCCGCGCTCGTGGTGGCACCGACGCTGGCGCTGGCCCAGCAGGTGGCGGTGTCCGCGGCCTGGGTACGCAGCACCGTGGCGGGGCAGGGGGCGGCTGCGGCCTACCTCGAATTGACGGCGCGCGAGCCGGCGCGGCTCGTCGGCGCCAGCACGCCACTGGCCGGTGCGACGGAATTGCACCAGATGGTGATGGATGGCGGCGTCATGAAGATGCGTCCCCTGCCGTTTCTGGAATTGCCGGCGGGCAAGACGGTGGTGCTGCGGCCGGGCAGCTATCACTTCATGCTGCTGGAGTTGAAACAGGTGCTCAGGGCGGGCGAGCAGGTGCCGCTGAGCTTGCGCATCGAAGGGCACGACAAGCAGCGGTTTACTCTCGATGTGCGGGCCGAGGTGCGCGGAGTGGCCGCGGCCTCGTCACCTGCGTCGGGGAAGGCTGCCACCGATCATGCCCACCACATGCATCATTGA
- a CDS encoding pilus assembly protein PilP, translated as MLAALLLVGCMADEHQDIKQWMQEASKSIKGKIPPLPEIRPFPIVSYDAGDLVDPFNSLRIETGKKGEGSGLRPDPNRYKEPLEAYPLESLKMVGVVREKGRTSAMVLADKTVHTVRLGNYMGQNFGMIVGITDTEIQLKELVQEQDSEWVERATSLQLQEQETKK; from the coding sequence ATGCTGGCAGCTTTGCTGCTCGTCGGTTGCATGGCTGACGAGCACCAGGACATCAAACAATGGATGCAGGAGGCGAGCAAGAGCATCAAGGGAAAAATTCCACCCTTGCCTGAAATCAGGCCGTTTCCCATCGTGTCCTATGATGCCGGTGATCTGGTGGACCCGTTCAATTCGCTGAGGATTGAAACGGGAAAGAAAGGCGAGGGCAGCGGCCTGCGGCCTGATCCAAATCGCTACAAGGAGCCGCTGGAGGCTTATCCGCTCGAGTCGCTGAAAATGGTCGGCGTCGTCCGGGAAAAAGGTCGGACGAGTGCCATGGTGCTGGCCGACAAGACCGTGCATACGGTACGGCTTGGAAATTACATGGGGCAGAATTTCGGCATGATCGTCGGCATTACCGATACGGAAATTCAGCTCAAGGAGCTGGTGCAGGAACAGGATAGCGAGTGGGTTGAACGCGCCACCTCTCTGCAGTTGCAGGAACAGGAGACTAAGAAATGA
- a CDS encoding PilN domain-containing protein, whose protein sequence is MIRINLLPHREEKRAARRRQFFALLGAIAILAGLIWFMGYGVINGYISSQDDKNRFLKSEIAALDKDIEAIKHLKEQTDALLSRKRIIESLQANRAETVHLFNELARQMPEGTYLKSIKQKGDKVTLVGYAQSNSRVSSMMRNLEASPLLERPGLVEIQSVTVGSRRLSQFNMNVYFTRQQTTAEDDVKENKKLKKGKKS, encoded by the coding sequence GTGATTCGTATCAACCTGCTCCCTCATCGCGAGGAAAAGCGTGCGGCGCGTCGTCGGCAGTTTTTCGCTCTACTGGGCGCCATTGCGATACTCGCCGGACTCATCTGGTTCATGGGATACGGCGTCATCAATGGCTATATCAGCAGCCAGGATGACAAGAACCGCTTTCTCAAGTCGGAGATCGCCGCGCTCGACAAGGATATTGAAGCGATCAAGCATCTCAAGGAGCAGACCGACGCGCTGCTTTCGCGCAAACGCATCATCGAGTCGTTGCAGGCAAATCGGGCTGAAACCGTGCACCTGTTCAATGAACTGGCGCGCCAGATGCCGGAAGGCACTTATCTGAAAAGCATTAAACAGAAGGGCGACAAGGTGACTCTGGTCGGTTATGCCCAGAGCAATTCACGGGTATCGTCGATGATGCGCAATCTTGAAGCCTCGCCGCTGCTCGAACGTCCCGGCCTGGTGGAGATACAGTCGGTGACGGTCGGCTCGCGTCGTCTCAGCCAGTTCAACATGAATGTGTATTTCACGCGTCAGCAGACCACTGCCGAAGATGACGTGAAAGAGAATAAAAAGCTCAAGAAGGGCAAAAAATCATGA
- a CDS encoding pilus assembly protein PilM — protein sequence MDLSIFNPKNRPLIGVDISTSSVKMVELVDAGKGVLRIERYTIEPLPRDAVVDGNIANFDQVADGVKRAWKRLGSSTRYAALALPAAAVITRKIILAADLREQEMEVQVESEANQYIPFALDEVNLDFQILGPAPSSQDEVEVLIAASRKEKVEDRVACAEAAGLRALVVDVESYATLSAFELVGRQLPGGGKDLLIALIDVGANVMGLTMLRNGQQIYAREQAFGGNLLTQEIMRAYGMSYEEADAAKRSHSLPENYEAELLKPFMDNLALEVSRALQFFFSSGQSQHTKVDQIVLAGGCAVIPGLDVTVKDRIGIPTHIANPFVNMPTSARIRPKQLLADAPSLLVACGLALRRFDQ from the coding sequence ATCGACTTGTCAATTTTCAATCCGAAAAACCGGCCGCTGATTGGGGTGGATATCAGCACCTCGTCGGTCAAGATGGTCGAGTTGGTGGATGCCGGCAAGGGAGTGCTGCGCATCGAGCGCTACACAATCGAGCCTTTGCCGCGCGATGCGGTGGTCGATGGCAATATCGCCAATTTCGACCAGGTTGCGGATGGCGTCAAACGGGCATGGAAGCGTCTCGGCTCCTCCACCAGGTATGCTGCCCTGGCTTTGCCGGCGGCGGCCGTCATCACGCGGAAGATCATCCTTGCTGCCGACTTGCGGGAGCAGGAAATGGAAGTGCAGGTCGAATCCGAGGCCAATCAGTACATTCCATTTGCGCTGGATGAAGTGAATCTGGATTTTCAGATCCTCGGCCCGGCACCTTCGAGCCAGGATGAAGTTGAAGTACTGATCGCAGCATCGCGCAAGGAAAAGGTGGAAGACCGGGTTGCCTGTGCCGAGGCGGCGGGTCTCAGGGCGCTGGTCGTCGATGTCGAGTCCTATGCGACGCTGTCTGCCTTTGAACTGGTGGGGCGGCAATTGCCTGGTGGCGGCAAGGATTTGCTGATCGCCCTGATTGATGTCGGCGCCAATGTCATGGGCTTGACCATGCTGCGCAATGGCCAGCAAATCTATGCTCGCGAGCAGGCGTTTGGCGGCAATCTGTTGACCCAGGAAATCATGCGCGCCTACGGCATGAGCTATGAGGAGGCGGACGCGGCAAAGCGCAGTCATTCGCTGCCGGAAAACTACGAGGCGGAATTGCTCAAGCCGTTCATGGATAATCTTGCTCTGGAAGTCTCGCGGGCACTGCAGTTCTTCTTTTCTTCCGGGCAATCGCAACACACCAAGGTCGATCAGATCGTTCTCGCCGGGGGCTGCGCCGTGATTCCGGGACTGGATGTGACGGTGAAGGATCGTATCGGAATACCAACGCACATCGCCAATCCGTTCGTCAATATGCCGACTTCGGCGCGCATCCGGCCCAAGCAACTGCTTGCCGATGCGCCTTCCCTGCTGGTTGCGTGCGGTCTCGCCTTACGGAGGTTTGATCAGTGA
- a CDS encoding penicillin-binding protein 1A translates to MSPIFRWPLYLLLLLVGTIAAGMALLGIIVVLAYPQLPSLEVLTDYQPKIPLRVYTADGYLIGEFGEERRALVRISEVPDVMKQAILAAEDERFYTHGGVDTLGVLRAAYSNFIGGGKRQGASTITMQVARNFFLSREKTITRKLYEALLAFKIEHSLSKDEILQLYINQIYLGQRAYGFSSAAQIYYGKALKNINLAEAAMLAGLPKAPSSFNPVANPKRAKQRQLYVLRRMLTLNYISEDAYAEAQNTILTVKRDYNDFGVHAEFVAEMARQIAYEQFQDSIYSRGLKVITTITKAEQEAAYNSLRKGLFDYDRRHGYRGAEGYIDMQAIQTDQDEALEEVLANYEDSDDLRAAVVLNAKPGSVRAYLRGGEIVQITGDGLKFASRMLDEKSPPNKRIRRGAIIRIYKDGKQQWQIGQMPDAEGAFVAASPIDGAIRALVGGFDFNRNKFNHVTQAWRQPGSSFKPFIYSAALEKGYSPSSVLSDEPIVISAAETGSRAWEPKNYDGKYDGPMSLRMGLAKSKNMISIHLLKSIGTQYAQDYITRFGFDADKHPPYLTMALGSGAVTPWQQLTAYAIFANGGYRITPFIVRQILDDKDNVLAETRPAVAGDETLRVIDARNAYLIDSMLHDVVRRGTATKALALKRSDLAGKTGTTNDYVDAWFCGYQPTVVGISWIGFDQPKRLGSGETGGTTALPIWIGFMEKALQGVPENFMEQPEGLVAIDPKDPSGKPGGREYIYAEDLPGANESSSSTEETSGSSLLPSLFPAPAPLPEKQQTPAPVQDARPKPIPVPTPPPIPSPAQKH, encoded by the coding sequence TTGTCTCCAATTTTTCGCTGGCCCCTTTACCTGCTCCTGCTGCTTGTCGGCACCATTGCTGCCGGCATGGCCCTGCTCGGCATCATTGTCGTGCTGGCCTATCCCCAGCTCCCTTCGCTTGAAGTGCTGACTGATTATCAGCCGAAAATTCCCTTGCGCGTTTATACCGCCGATGGCTACCTGATCGGCGAATTCGGTGAAGAGCGGCGCGCACTCGTCCGCATCAGCGAGGTTCCCGACGTCATGAAACAGGCCATCCTCGCTGCCGAGGATGAGCGTTTCTACACGCACGGCGGCGTCGACACGCTGGGTGTATTGCGCGCAGCCTATTCCAACTTCATCGGTGGCGGCAAACGCCAGGGTGCCTCGACCATCACCATGCAGGTGGCGCGCAATTTCTTTCTCTCCAGAGAGAAGACGATAACGCGCAAGCTCTACGAAGCACTGCTCGCCTTCAAGATCGAGCACAGTCTTTCCAAGGACGAAATCCTGCAGCTCTACATCAACCAGATCTACCTGGGCCAACGTGCCTACGGCTTTTCCTCCGCTGCGCAGATCTATTACGGCAAGGCGCTCAAGAACATCAATCTTGCCGAAGCGGCCATGCTGGCCGGCCTGCCCAAAGCCCCTTCGTCCTTCAACCCGGTTGCCAACCCCAAACGCGCCAAGCAGCGCCAACTGTACGTGTTGCGGCGCATGCTCACGCTCAACTACATCAGCGAAGATGCGTACGCCGAGGCCCAGAACACGATACTGACCGTCAAGCGCGACTACAACGATTTCGGGGTACATGCCGAGTTCGTTGCCGAAATGGCCCGCCAGATCGCCTATGAACAATTCCAGGACAGCATCTACAGCCGGGGGCTGAAAGTCATCACCACCATCACCAAGGCCGAGCAGGAAGCTGCCTACAACAGCCTGCGCAAGGGCTTGTTCGATTACGATCGCCGTCACGGCTATCGCGGCGCCGAGGGCTATATCGATATGCAGGCGATCCAGACCGACCAGGACGAGGCGCTGGAAGAAGTCCTCGCCAACTACGAGGATTCGGATGACCTGCGCGCAGCCGTGGTGCTCAATGCCAAACCCGGCTCGGTACGCGCCTATCTGCGTGGCGGCGAAATCGTTCAGATTACCGGCGATGGCCTCAAGTTTGCCAGCCGCATGCTGGATGAGAAATCCCCGCCCAACAAGCGCATCCGGCGCGGCGCGATCATCCGGATCTACAAGGATGGCAAGCAGCAATGGCAAATTGGCCAGATGCCCGATGCCGAAGGCGCCTTTGTCGCCGCCAGTCCCATCGATGGCGCAATTCGCGCCCTGGTCGGCGGCTTTGATTTCAATCGCAACAAGTTCAATCATGTCACGCAGGCCTGGCGCCAGCCCGGTTCCAGCTTCAAGCCTTTCATTTACTCGGCCGCCCTCGAGAAAGGCTACAGCCCGTCCTCGGTGCTGTCCGACGAGCCCATCGTCATCTCGGCAGCGGAAACCGGCAGCCGCGCCTGGGAGCCCAAAAACTACGATGGCAAATATGACGGCCCGATGTCGCTGCGCATGGGGCTGGCCAAATCGAAGAACATGATATCGATACACCTGCTCAAGTCGATCGGCACCCAATACGCCCAGGACTACATCACGCGCTTCGGCTTCGATGCGGACAAACACCCCCCCTACCTCACCATGGCTCTCGGCTCCGGAGCGGTCACGCCTTGGCAACAATTGACCGCCTATGCCATCTTCGCCAATGGTGGCTATCGCATCACTCCATTCATCGTGCGCCAGATTCTTGACGACAAGGACAATGTGCTTGCCGAAACCAGGCCTGCCGTTGCCGGCGACGAAACCCTGCGCGTCATCGACGCCCGCAATGCCTATCTGATCGACAGCATGCTGCACGACGTGGTCAGGCGCGGTACGGCAACCAAGGCCCTGGCGCTGAAACGTAGCGACCTTGCCGGCAAGACCGGCACCACCAACGATTATGTCGATGCCTGGTTCTGTGGCTACCAACCCACTGTCGTCGGCATCTCCTGGATCGGCTTCGATCAGCCGAAGAGGCTGGGCAGCGGAGAAACCGGCGGGACAACCGCCCTGCCCATCTGGATCGGCTTCATGGAAAAAGCCTTGCAGGGCGTACCGGAAAATTTCATGGAGCAACCAGAAGGGCTGGTCGCCATCGATCCTAAAGATCCGAGTGGCAAACCCGGCGGCCGCGAGTACATCTATGCGGAAGACTTGCCCGGAGCAAACGAATCCAGCAGCAGCACTGAAGAGACCTCGGGTTCTTCGTTGCTTCCCTCGCTCTTCCCTGCCCCCGCACCGCTTCCGGAAAAACAGCAAACGCCGGCTCCCGTTCAGGATGCGCGGCCCAAGCCAATTCCGGTGCCAACTCCGCCCCCAATCCCGTCTCCGGCCCAGAAACACTAG